One Gemmatimonadota bacterium DNA window includes the following coding sequences:
- a CDS encoding carboxypeptidase-like regulatory domain-containing protein: protein MAGRAVAGGRGAQGGCGVNRAWSATLLLLGAGVAWTGPATAQSVVRGVVRSDSGSRRLLGARVRLEPIGRVAQSDLQGRYRLDSLPAGRYAGRAQAIGYRAVEFELVLGPADTLDVDIGLTPEVARLPDLVAKAPEAKFQSAKMEELERRRQMGLGKFLTRIDLKGKEALPLSNVLRGLAGVRLVMRPSNCGGGFAAATGRGGGASNDIRLHCPASPQIGFSEACYLSVYLDGAQIWAWNQPDPPNIDDYLVGSLEGIEVYRGPSELPPQFQSTGTPCGAILLWTRTGEDS from the coding sequence TTGGCTGGCCGCGCGGTTGCCGGTGGCCGAGGCGCTCAGGGCGGATGCGGAGTGAACCGAGCCTGGTCGGCAACGCTCCTCTTGTTAGGCGCTGGTGTGGCCTGGACCGGCCCCGCAACCGCCCAGTCGGTGGTCCGAGGAGTCGTCCGGTCGGATTCCGGCTCGCGGCGTCTCCTGGGTGCGCGGGTCCGCCTCGAGCCGATTGGCCGGGTCGCGCAGTCGGACCTGCAGGGGCGGTACCGGCTCGACAGCCTCCCCGCCGGGCGCTATGCCGGCCGGGCCCAAGCCATCGGGTACCGGGCCGTGGAATTCGAACTGGTGCTCGGCCCCGCCGACACGCTCGATGTCGATATCGGTCTCACCCCTGAAGTGGCCCGGCTTCCCGACCTCGTGGCGAAGGCACCGGAGGCCAAGTTTCAGAGCGCCAAGATGGAGGAACTCGAACGGCGCCGTCAGATGGGGCTCGGAAAGTTCCTGACCCGGATCGACCTCAAGGGCAAGGAAGCGTTGCCGCTCAGCAACGTCCTCCGGGGCTTGGCCGGTGTTCGGTTGGTGATGCGCCCGTCGAATTGCGGCGGTGGATTCGCGGCGGCCACCGGCCGGGGGGGAGGAGCGTCGAACGATATCCGACTGCACTGCCCGGCGAGTCCGCAGATTGGGTTCTCTGAAGCCTGTTATCTTTCAGTGTACCTCGACGGGGCGCAAATCTGGGCCTGGAATCAGCCCGACCCGCCGAATATCGATGACTACCTGGTCGGCTCGCTCGAAGGCATCGAAGTGTATCGCGGGCCGAGCGAGCTGCCGCCCCAGTTCCAGAGTACGGGCACGCCGTGCGGCGCGATCCTGCTCTGGACCAGGACGGGCGAGGACTCGTGA